DNA from Magnolia sinica isolate HGM2019 chromosome 19, MsV1, whole genome shotgun sequence:
TAGTCAAAAAGTAAGAGTTGAGTCTAAAAAAGTAACTAAATTTGCATTTCTTAGGTTTTAGAGGAAACaaaaaaaagattattttttgaagAAATTTGAGGAAAAGGAAATCAATTGCCTCAATCCTCTTATCTTTTAGCAATGAGAGAAACTGTCAAATACGATGAAATTGACTTCCTTTCCTTAGTTACTTTTTCCATTTCCACCCAATCCCAACAGCTTCTTATGaaattgatatttttcatttccaacGACTCCATCTCTGTTTTTCTATATCCACATGTTAGATTCTTATGATATTCCAATTAATTAGggttagctacatgaatcctattccaccattccactctatcaaaggccAAACTTCCAATTACACAATAAGTTAttgagtcttttcttactactttCATTAATGTCATTTTGAATTCAACAAAAATAAAACTACCTCACTAAATTAGCCTTAGGTCCATTTGATAGTACCCACACTCCTACTAGTGCTTGATTTCATTGAAATCTAAAGCAAGATAAGAATGGACATCGGAGTCGCACTTATCTCGAACCGCTCTTATCTCACTATTGTTTTGTACTGAAAATCAATATGCAAATGCATAAGAAGCGTGCATAGAACGTTTTCTGCCCACCCCAAATACAGAAAAATGGACAGTACATCCAAATGGTACCTTATATTAATTTTAATAATGCATTGTATTATAATAGTCAGCTTAACAAAATGTCTTGTTTTCTGGCATTTTGAATTGTCTTCTACgcatcttaatggttcaaatcccATTAATGGGGCCTAATTTTCTTGCCGGGTTTTGCAAAACAGTCCTTGTCTTTGCCCCCTGGGCTTGGGTCAgtattagaggtgtacatgatttgaaccgagtcgagcttggcagctcgaccactggctgacccagctcgaattcggctcggctcggtcctcgagcctaattggccaactcggctcagttcggtcagcagctcgggccagtccgagccaagttcgagccaagatcgagcccaATTCGCCTATgaagcattttcataaacacatggactgcaccttcaaaatctcactgtgtgTAAAACAGTAGCAGttgttttacaagtatttcatcaaacaccttgtaagcaatataaaaaaataggaaaaaaaaattatatttgcaCGGATCCGAATCCATGGGAAGAAAAGCTTTAATGGCTGAAATGAGGACGTGAATTGCCAGTTACCTTGCATACAGCAAGTTCCTGTGGCTGGAAGCTTTGTGGGACTTAAAAGAAATGGCCATGATAAAGTCATTCTACCAATCCGTCCGTCATTTCTCAGGCTCACCTTCTCCATCATTTCATATActtaccttccttaccaccagccacacttcattgagtcgtttcatcaaacacttatgAGCAACAGTGATataaaagtaaccgagtcaccgatccgagttcgattcaagttgggttcgatacgagtcaagttgagctcggttcgaaattttttcgagctcaaaaaatcagcttgactcgactcaaactcagtttcaaaccaagtcgaaacgagctttttcgagtcaagttgagatCTACTTCAAGGAAACACTCTGCTAGTCGACAACAGATAACAAGAAAATGGTCGACGTTCTTACTAAACAGAATATAATGCTTGGGATTAAGGTTGATAAGGTAAGCAATTTTCTCCTAATAACATGAGACCAGTGTTGTTTTCATGGTATTACATTGCTAGTAACATAAGTATTTATGCATTTGCATGAAAATGTGAGAAATGATAAGGTGATTCGGATGAAAGAGATTTATGGTATTTTACGCAGTGCATACATGCGAGATtcaggccatccatcaggtgggctagcatgaaaattagggctgaaagttggggggttcaacccgactgacacgtgaccgacccgacattaggttgggcttgggcaggatataTCGAGTCCGATCACGGgcttgaggtcttgggttgcccgacccaacccgaacccaaacaatatataagttatttataaattataattgagtatggatcgtttgtgttgaaggcataggaaatttcagtgctgtcgggtctcattggtctacatcatttttgatgactcaagctaacaagatataccggatttctctctcccaaatagattgtgtgctacacaaaatgacttttaaaggagtagttttcctatattttagcttgtttgtttagaaaaaatgaattattttatgataaataactacgtatataattaataaaattatagatataaaaaaatagaaatatgatagactaatgtaataatgaaaatattagcatgtatctacCCGAACAACCCGCCTAATCTAATCGAgcttgcttgggttgggcttgggttgagaattcccaacccgaggttgggttgggttgggttgagttagggttgaggtatagtaacccgacccaacctgcccgactttcaaccctaatgAAAATGCCCTGGCCAAGGAATCAGAGTGGTTCGCTCAGGGGCAACATATGTCCCTAACTTTCCATTTTGTATGGACCACCTAATGCATGAATGGGCCTGATTTTAGAGACAGGGAATGTCCATCATAGGTCCCACATGGGGTCCCTGAATAAAGGAAAGAATCTGAGTGCTTCACTAAGAAGCAACATAATATTCCTAACTGTTCATTTTTTGTGGACTACTTAATACATGAATGGATCTGATTTTAGAGATAGGGCATGTTCATCATAGGCCCCATATGAAAAATGCCCCGAATCTCTCAAACATTGTCTCTTTGCAAGCACTTATTTCATCTTTAGTTAGCATCTAGAATGTCACATTAGCTCTTGCTGTGAAGGAAGCTGCGTGAGGTCTGGCCCGTTATGCTGCAATTGTAGAGGTAATATGTCATTTCTTCCTCATTAATGGCCtgcttggataccaccaaataagttactttttatgtttcatatttcatatatttatttttttacttaagtTTGGTAAGTATTACTGTATAAGTAACTTATGTGATAAAAGTTATTTATCTTAAcaacttttagttttttttttttaattttttttttttaaaattttaaagttttttaacTTATGAATTTTCTACTTCTCTCACCGGATATATCAAAGGAGACTCTCTTGTGGTCTCTCATGGTCCATATCGAAGGAAGCCACACATGGTGGACtgtccatattgaaggtgggactCACACGGTGGCCCGTCCATATAAAagttgggccacacatgatggatgactctaTATTAATGTGCGCCGACATATGGATGGTCCCAATCAAAGGTTGGCCCATTATGATAAAAAGCTCACATCTAAAGTAGGCttgtatgatggatgaccaacttTAAAGATGGGCCTACATGATAGACaatccacttcaaaggtgggatCCGCATGATGAGCAGTGAAGATtaaagttgggcctcacatgatggatgacccatattaaggtggctctacatgatggacaatccacatcaaatgttagcatctaatgatgaatgacccatatccaaggcgTGTCCTGCATGATGTGCAATATTTCAAGATTTCCATAAGAGATAAAAAGCCATGAATTTTAACTTGTTGGGATGGAgagtgaaaatattttaaaactctTAGTTTACATTATATCGTGCGTGTGAGTGACTATGATGTTAGGGAAATTATTAGTTTTTTAAAAGCCAAGTATCACATTTCATTAAAAGAAAACTAATacattttcctctttctttttctaaCCGTCAAAACAAGCCTCCAAAGTAAAACGTTGGACGGTccgaaaggaaagaaaaaacttATATGGATACCATTTATCTTTTCTGTACAGGCTTTTAATTATGCTTAACTAGGGATGCAGATTGCATGATAACACAGCATTGCTACTAGATGGTGCTTCTTGGGCccaccatttttcaaaaaatctttATACACCCATACACTAACACTACAGAAGTTTTTCACCACAAAGGGTACATGAACCCTTGaacttgtgttgaaactcttgtaattCTACatttgaggcatgagtaaggaccttcatgatatatgtgttttattcctgcTGTCCATGTATTTTGCTACCTTATTTTAAGGTGTGATccagggaaaaaaaaatgatacatatctaaatcttaggtagaccaggTTGTAGGAAAgagtgtgattgaatgcccatcattaaaaactttaatcTAACTCTCTGTGTTAATCAATctatttgatggcaaataaatattacaccaggctttaagaagttttcaatgatgggcTTTAAATTGCGCAACGAATGTGGTAtccctgaaatttggatatgcttttggCTAATGCCTCAGTAATAATGacccaaaatgaatggacggccagATAAAACACGTTAGTCATTATACATTGTGGGGCATCCAATGTAACTTCCAGAATGCAATCCTGAGGAGCAGATTAGGTGGACCATGGAtctaccaaggtgggtgggacccttgagtggggctcacagtgacatatttgccttaaatccacaccattcagccgttttgaaacctcattttaagacatgatccaaaaaaataaagcagatcatattatataggaaacaatagtgattgaatacccatctTTAAAAACTTCATCGtagccaccgaaatgtttatttatcatccagccTCTTGATAAGGCCGTGAAGATTAAGATGAAGataacacacaaatatcaaatttatccaaaactttcatagcacataagaagtttttaatggtacattaccactgtttcatgaTCCACCTTAGATTTGCACCTGTTTCATTTCTTTggatcacaccctaaaatgaacttttaatacggatggacggcgtggatgtagtcacatatatcTTGACTGCCCCACAGTCAATGTCCCACCCACCTCGAAATGAATCTTGGGTATCACCTTACCCGCTTCCCCAAACCTCGACCCGCCCACAGCTATCTACAGCTACGTGTGCTTTATGCATGGGCTATATCGCCGTGCTATTGACACGTGTACATCAGATAGTCCCCTTCAGGTATTTTGTCATAGCATCGTAGCATTCTATTCCTCGCATCAGGAACTTGGACATCAGCAATAAATAAGACTCGACTCTATGGTTATGATCATATGATAAACATGATACTTTATGACCATGATAAGATAGATGGTCCAAATTACAGATCCGTTTTACGTAAACCAACTTAGCTGTCTATTTCATAATCTATTAATTGGACGGTTAGATCTATACTAATGGTGTGAATTTCTTTCTGTGGTAGCCCATGTAATATACTCTCGACAGACTGTACGTTCCAGATCTATTGAAAGTGCTGTCCAGATGCCCTATCTATTAAATTAGGAGCACTGTATCGAGTACTACTCCAAAGAGCACCGGATCATTTCTCTTAATCGGTAATCCCGCGGGGTACGCCACCGACCTCAGATTTACTCACTCACGAAACGAAAACAACGGAAAGAAGAAAGCagtagaagaaatgaagaagcTCTTCGCCTTGTTTCTGCTGATATCGTCGATGCTGATGGCCGAAGCTGGAAATGCCGAAGACTCCTCGACCTCTTCACGTTCGGTGCACATCGTGTACACGGAGAGACCCGTAGGAGGTGAAGAAGATCCCGAAGCCTTCCACATCCGTACGCTGTCTTCCGTCCTCGGCAGGTCTGCTAACATCTCCCTTCCCTTCTTTTTGATTTTacggctagggttagggttagggttaggtttttttttttttttttttgatcgaTCGTTTTCCGCTGTCCGTTGTTGCAGCGAAGAGGCTGCGAAGGAAGCTTTGGTTTACAGTTATAAGACGGCGGCCAGCGGTTTCTCTGCTAAGCTTACGCCCCAACAGGTTGAGGAGATTTCAAGTATGCCATTCTCTTCgtaccttttcctttctttttttttcttttttttcttttctttttttttcttttttgtttaatttctttcattttagggtttgattctGAAAATGATTTGTTGGGTTGCTTTTTTTGTACGGTCATGTGATTCCCACTGACGTGTCCTCTAGGATATCAGAGCCGTTGGAAAGGTCGCCCGGCCTTGTAGATGACTTTGCGTGAAATGAGTCTggttccactcatcaggtgggccatgctatcGAGATCAATGAACAACCGTTGATCTGACTTAATGTCCTGGTGTGGGGTGCTTAATGAGCAGATTGGCTTGATTCTTgcaccaggtgatcttcatggcagGGCCTGCATTTTTAACGGCTTGGATGTCCTTCACATTGGACACTTTGTCAGGAAGAAAAGGGGATGTTTGTGAAGTTTAGATACATTGGACTGTAttggtcatctctctctctttctctatgttTTAGTTATTTTTGGACTTAGGACTGTTCTTCCATTTTGATTTGTCATggattaatgtttttttttttgacccaACCCTTGAATTTTCATTGATATGGGTGTTGTAGTCTTCAGAAGTTTATTGTAGCATGTACATCAACTGGGCCTAACTTTGGATGGCCACGGGCTGAAATTCGTgtggatcagatgatcctaactatcCGGTTGGGAATATAGATGGCTAAAATGTAAATGGGCAACTCCACATTCAATAAACCACAGCCCATTGGTCATATTGTTAGGATTGTCTGATTGGTGCTGTTTCTAACCTTTGGAATGCCAGATAGAAAGCagcctttctttttattttatttgtttgtcAATTGGAGAACTAGAGGATCCTTCTCTTTGGCAAAGttaagagtttttattttttatttttatatctgcATAATTGATCTAGGCTTGAGGCCCACCGTAGGACCAATATGTGCTGATTTTGGGCCTAAATGTTAGAGATCACATTTTCCATTCGTGgaagatatgattgaagattttggggaTATTTAGTAGATTTGGTTTTACTATTTTAGGCCAAATCTTTGTTGATGGGATTTTTATTATCTTAAGTAAATTGTAGATTGATTTGAGATCAATCTAATAATTGGgggattttcattaaagattcatagGAATTATTTGTAGGGTCACCTATAGAATTCAAgcagggtggaagaaatggagacgtgcctttaaattttttatgtgataatcgtgtaccactcaaactgaaagggaaatgttatagaatagctataagaccagccatgttctgtgggacagaatgttgggcagttaaggaacaacatgttcataggatgagtctggctgaaatgaggatgttgagaggGATGAGTGGCAAGAAGAGGAATGATAGAACTAGAAATGAGTGCattaataggtaataagatgagagaaagtatatttaaatggtttggtcatgtgcaatggagaccaagaactgcattgtttaggagtgagttggtgaaagttgaaggctttaaagggcaaggggaaggcccaaaagggcgTGGATGGAGGTAGCAACAAAAGTCTATTAGACCTATgatctaattgaagttatggcccagTGGTATGGTGTAATAGGATTCATGCaaccgaccccaattaattagtataaggcttagatgatgatgatgatgatgataaaaatGCTTCTTTCAGATTTATTGACTTGGTTCTTGCTTGTCATTAACTAAAGGTATGGCCCACTGGTATGGTGTAATAGGATTCAtgcagctgaccccaattaattgggataaggcttagatgatgatgatgaaaagtGCTTCTTTCAGATTTATTGACAACGTGGTTCTTGCTTATCATTTCATGAACAGAGTTACATATTCTCCACTTATTATATTGATTGGCAATCACTATACTCACAATACTTGCCATGTTAATTGAATTTATGTTGAATTGTGAACTTAACGACACTCTCAAAATTTTCACAAGTAAAAGGTTCATGGAATGGTGTTACATACTTTCAAATCTCAAAATATGGCGATAAAGACAAAAAGAAAGCACAGTGCTAAATAAGTAAGAAATTATcgttgttaaaaaaataaaattagaaaggGCTCAACTGATTCATATATTCATCATCATTATAGCCTTGTTCTGTTATTTGGGGATGAGTTTATGGATCCCGTTTATCCAATCCTTCCTAAGGCCCTATCATTGTTTAGTAAACAAGCCTCAACTAAGTACTCATCTATAATTTACATTTATATATttcatatttattattgtatcAGATTTAGTTGCACAATTTCATCATTCTTCCACTATAATGTCATTATTTTAGTGACATTTTTTTTGTGATATCTTTAATTTCTTTCAACCCCAAGAGTATAGGTGCATGATGCATTTCCTTTTGTTAATACATATTAAAATTTCTCATGGATGATTTGCTACATGAGTGGCATCTTGACCCTTAAGGAAAAAGGGTGGTCTTAGGATTCTTTCACTTTTTTCCCCTTTAAGAGATAATGGACTTTtattaaaacaacaaaaaagaGAATAAACAAGGCACACTAGCTTTAGGATGAGCTATACGCACAGGGACAATGCAAAAACAAAACAGGAAAAACCCAAAGGCACGACAAAGCTACAGTAGAGGAAACTCTAGGCTTCAACTAGGTGTCTTATTGACTAATAGTAGAGCTTGACtagatgatggggacatcacgcgcacacgcgcactcacgccgccacccctacgcacgtacgtacgtagatggaggaccccaccatcgatctgtctcgatgacgacgtccagggagggcctcctagctagaagtcaagttttggttcagaaaagtggcccgattgtcaagaaaagcccaccatgggatctcatgatcgtggcccactcgtcagattggttttatattttaggttttgcttattgttattatttagaacatcgtgaacgctttagattttctcgtttggtttttattttagtttacttcatcgccaagtaacagatgtcgcacatggtgcgagtttttgggtatagggttctccctataaataggcaccccttgtagttcttttcattcattgaagttaataaaaaattcctgctttatttttctgctctcttcgtgagttgtggaagaattcaaaagtgggtgcgaagccctcccttttcgaagggctaactaccgtggtgcgaagccacatcgatcccaattcacccccatcttccatcatcttttttttccatcttcccccaccatctacttcgaatttgtccttttgttgcattagatttcttcattgaagcaggtttccagattttggCTCGCAGGCGAGCCTTCGgcgagcaccatgcacaaaccgtacatcggatcgaggagatttggaggttttggagtccatccttggccgaccagggccaaggtggcctttacgaatagtgggccccacacacgtgcggccgggatcacgcgcacgtccgtctggccattgttgctgtccacacgcgggatcatcttttgggtcaggtttttatcctcttttatcctctcatagccgtttttcatgaatcataaccgtagattacatgatccctaattgatttgcccctttctatcaccttagggttccttgaattgaaattagggaatccctttgattagggactgatttttttatgcatgagtagttgattttatttccctttgacatcgtttggtttctaatttttattggtccagtcctagcctgttggacccgcatagattcccctttaattgaatgtttggattttcatgtgggatgtggaatttgcgtgattgtttctgaattggtgtgatctaagcctgaaatcttgcatatcatatttaattttccatgtcctgcatcaaatttggtatcaaagcctagggttcttgtaggggaattcaccacatatttagggtttagtttgtttgagtccttcatgcattcagtccatcatatatagctgaattttagtaacagtgtgtagtctccttcatatagagtctcgtagggtcatttagtttttagacgcatatagttgtcatagaaggtctttaggttgagcaagtcagtgtatgcccacacgtacgggtcgcggtttcggtttgcaccctacactaaacatggaacaattgcaagagtcactaaacaagatatctcagacgttggagtctatgattaagcgcttggaaatggaccaatgctgtgaacagcttgatgtacgcattacccgactaaagaccatcgctaggacaaaccccaccattggggtagatgtccaatctcaagcaggtggcctgGATGAtacaccaatgaatggagttggtcaaggaatcaattatgggtgtgcacccagACACCCAACCCATGAGAGATataaagaccactattttgaggggtacaacatgtgtggccttgtggctgg
Protein-coding regions in this window:
- the LOC131235290 gene encoding subtilisin-like protease SBT3.11 isoform X2, producing MKKLFALFLLISSMLMAEAGNAEDSSTSSRSVHIVYTERPVGGEEDPEAFHIRTLSSVLGSEEAAKEALVYSYKTAASGFSAKLTPQQVEEISRW
- the LOC131235290 gene encoding subtilisin-like protease SBT3.11 isoform X1, with product MKKLFALFLLISSMLMAEAGNAEDSSTSSRSVHIVYTERPVGGEEDPEAFHIRTLSSVLGSEEAAKEALVYSYKTAASGFSAKLTPQQVEEISKQPGVLQVVPSQKLHLHGGPNRLH